In Blautia wexlerae DSM 19850, a single window of DNA contains:
- a CDS encoding carbohydrate ABC transporter permease, with protein MKKKHAGKCILFLFMVALALLYVIPFFMMGLGSFKTQAEAARFDLALPSKWLFSNYTHVLESGKIWLGYLNSIIITIPVTVISVFLGAIAGIVISRRNDKLSQGIYYYFIFGLTLTLQIASIFFLLQYLHIYGTFFSVICIFISLRIPFTVMTFCSFVKGVPREIDEASIMDGCNFWQMTIKILFPILKPIMVTNVVITAIDVWNNFMIPLFYLGSAKKSTISMVIYSFFGRYNRDWQYVFAALMLVVLPMLIFFIILQKHIIAGMTAGAVKG; from the coding sequence GTGAAGAAAAAACACGCAGGAAAATGTATTCTTTTTTTATTCATGGTTGCTTTGGCATTGTTATACGTAATACCATTTTTTATGATGGGATTGGGTTCTTTCAAAACCCAGGCAGAAGCAGCAAGATTTGACCTTGCCTTGCCATCAAAATGGCTTTTCTCCAACTATACTCATGTATTGGAATCTGGAAAAATATGGCTGGGATATCTTAACAGTATTATTATTACTATTCCCGTAACGGTGATTTCCGTTTTTTTGGGAGCAATAGCCGGCATTGTCATTTCCAGACGAAATGACAAATTATCGCAGGGAATTTATTATTATTTTATCTTTGGTCTTACATTGACCTTACAGATTGCATCTATTTTCTTTTTGTTGCAATATTTACATATATATGGTACTTTTTTCTCTGTAATCTGTATCTTTATTTCATTACGGATTCCTTTTACTGTTATGACATTCTGTAGCTTTGTAAAGGGAGTACCACGAGAGATTGATGAAGCATCCATAATGGACGGTTGTAATTTTTGGCAAATGACTATTAAGATATTATTTCCAATTTTAAAGCCAATCATGGTAACTAACGTTGTAATTACCGCTATTGATGTATGGAACAATTTTATGATTCCGTTATTCTATTTGGGATCTGCCAAAAAATCAACTATCTCCATGGTAATTTACAGCTTTTTTGGACGCTACAACAGAGACTGGCAATATGTGTTTGCTGCATTGATGCTGGTCGTATTGCCAATGTTAATCTTTTTTATAATTCTTCAAAAACATATTATTGCCGGTATGACAGCCGGTGCTGTGAAAGGATAA
- a CDS encoding Gfo/Idh/MocA family protein — translation MKANYMVIGYGWRADFYYRIAKLLPEQFSICAGVLRTEARAKEVASKEHIFTTVDLDEALSQKPDFAVLCVPREIAKDYLVQLMEKGIPVLCETPPGKNVAELNELWTLSQKYNGRVQIVEQYFLQPYYASILDIIKQGYLGTTSSVMLSALHGYHAVSIFRKFLGIKYENCIIQGKKFWSEVTATNGRNGFDESGTIIQEDRDWAFMQFENGKNAFLDFEGEQYFSQIRTRRWNVRGVRGEINDNTVRFLNASNQPIEQTLQRVDVGINNNSEWAHKGILFLDKQVYQNPFYPARMNDDEIAVASCLACMKNFTENGTEFYSLREALQDTYLSFMLEQAIESEKTVKTETQPWGF, via the coding sequence ATGAAAGCAAATTATATGGTTATTGGATATGGTTGGAGAGCTGATTTTTATTACCGGATTGCAAAACTTTTACCAGAACAGTTTTCAATATGTGCCGGTGTATTACGTACAGAGGCTCGTGCAAAAGAAGTTGCATCAAAGGAACATATTTTTACTACCGTTGATTTAGACGAAGCACTTTCTCAAAAGCCAGATTTTGCAGTCCTCTGCGTTCCACGGGAAATTGCAAAGGATTATCTCGTACAATTAATGGAAAAAGGAATTCCTGTACTCTGCGAAACACCTCCTGGAAAAAATGTCGCAGAATTAAATGAATTATGGACATTGTCCCAAAAATATAATGGTCGTGTACAAATCGTAGAACAATATTTCCTCCAGCCTTATTACGCAAGTATATTAGATATTATCAAACAGGGTTATTTAGGCACAACCTCCAGCGTTATGTTATCTGCACTTCACGGATATCATGCAGTTAGCATATTCCGAAAATTTCTCGGTATTAAATACGAAAATTGTATCATTCAGGGAAAAAAATTCTGGTCAGAAGTAACTGCTACCAATGGTCGAAATGGTTTTGATGAAAGTGGAACCATTATTCAGGAAGACAGAGACTGGGCTTTTATGCAATTTGAAAATGGAAAAAACGCCTTTTTAGATTTTGAAGGTGAACAGTATTTTTCACAAATTCGTACACGACGTTGGAATGTTCGTGGTGTTCGAGGTGAAATTAATGACAATACTGTAAGATTTCTAAATGCCTCCAATCAACCAATAGAACAAACTCTCCAAAGAGTAGACGTAGGCATAAATAATAATAGCGAATGGGCACATAAGGGAATTCTATTTTTAGATAAACAAGTTTATCAAAATCCTTTTTATCCCGCAAGAATGAATGATGATGAAATTGCCGTAGCGTCTTGCCTTGCATGTATGAAAAACTTCACAGAAAACGGAACAGAATTTTATTCATTACGCGAAGCACTTCAGGATACTTATTTATCTTTTATGCTTGAGCAGGCAATTGAAAGCGAAAAAACAGTAAAAACAGAAACACAGCCCTGGGGCTTTTAA
- a CDS encoding sensor histidine kinase produces MKKYQFQKRILLRSIFIMLILFIILTMVFSSYVIKTSTAEFEEQIDVQLRGITTQIDNTLRLADDIALQIAANYQIIDAFSGLQEYHDEKNYFVENTDVDYTIKQHLISYMLKQNILKRISLFNSNQDITYVGKAVDFGYLKKDCPNPDIFTDTQSYFADQKGKGSLFRVDSSDPYMREISPTISVLREIKNYQLIPSECLGYAQVQIQIDSFARLGKLLGKETECFVLDQKNDHVLYSFQSNRKESEIKTLLRQTNNLQGGLYCKLWDSEKYGIKVLIVSKNTGLIHSLMSTFTWGIFLLFSLITIMILAQKIIIQRTTEPIVQMCEMLTGLQVDKNLQEIPLVICDETDELRQLNNAFNELIKNLKLSMEKEMASKVNEIQCQMYALQTQMNPHFIHNILTIISAMSSTSEYEKIPEICEKLSSMIRYNISSSEDFGNLDGEILHAENYLELMKIRYEDKFQYSMSYVGEIQNCHLPKFIIQPLLENCFAHGFRNKEFPWQINIQIYCTEECWEVQIQDNGCGISPQELENLKLELFKMRSRDVRMLMKEMKIGGLSIKNVYIRLYLTYGNHMLFDIQSNPNGTCITVGGNYENTCNGCGR; encoded by the coding sequence TTGAAGAAATATCAATTTCAAAAGAGAATTTTATTGCGCAGCATTTTCATTATGCTAATACTATTTATCATACTAACTATGGTATTTTCCAGTTATGTCATCAAAACCAGCACAGCAGAATTCGAAGAACAAATTGATGTTCAACTTCGAGGAATCACCACTCAAATTGATAATACACTTCGGCTTGCCGATGATATTGCTCTGCAAATTGCTGCAAATTATCAAATTATTGATGCATTCAGCGGACTTCAGGAATATCACGATGAAAAAAACTATTTTGTTGAAAATACAGATGTTGATTATACTATAAAACAACATCTGATTTCTTATATGCTAAAGCAAAATATTCTAAAACGTATCAGTTTATTTAATTCCAATCAGGATATCACTTATGTAGGAAAAGCTGTGGATTTTGGATATTTGAAAAAAGATTGTCCGAACCCTGATATTTTTACAGATACACAATCTTATTTCGCAGATCAAAAAGGAAAAGGCAGTTTATTCCGAGTCGATTCTTCTGATCCTTACATGCGAGAAATATCACCAACAATTTCCGTACTGCGTGAAATTAAAAACTATCAGTTAATACCTTCCGAATGTCTTGGATATGCACAGGTTCAAATTCAGATTGATAGTTTCGCACGTCTTGGAAAACTCCTTGGAAAAGAAACGGAATGTTTTGTTTTAGATCAGAAAAATGACCATGTGCTATATTCCTTTCAAAGTAATCGCAAAGAATCAGAAATAAAAACACTTCTGAGACAAACTAACAATTTGCAAGGAGGATTGTACTGTAAACTCTGGGACTCTGAAAAATATGGAATAAAAGTTCTGATTGTATCAAAAAACACAGGCCTGATTCATAGTCTTATGTCTACTTTTACCTGGGGAATCTTTCTACTTTTTTCTTTAATTACTATCATGATTTTAGCACAAAAAATTATTATCCAGAGGACAACTGAGCCCATTGTTCAGATGTGTGAAATGTTAACCGGATTACAGGTTGATAAGAATTTACAGGAAATACCTCTTGTGATCTGTGATGAAACAGATGAATTAAGGCAGTTAAATAATGCATTTAACGAATTGATAAAAAATTTAAAACTGTCCATGGAAAAAGAAATGGCCAGCAAAGTAAACGAAATACAGTGCCAGATGTATGCATTACAAACGCAGATGAACCCTCACTTTATTCATAACATCCTGACAATTATTTCAGCAATGTCCAGTACTTCCGAGTATGAAAAGATACCGGAAATCTGTGAGAAACTTTCAAGTATGATCAGATATAATATCAGTTCTTCCGAAGATTTTGGAAATTTAGATGGTGAGATTTTACATGCTGAAAACTATCTTGAACTAATGAAAATACGATACGAAGATAAATTTCAATATTCAATGTCCTATGTGGGTGAAATTCAAAACTGTCATTTACCCAAATTTATCATTCAACCGCTTCTTGAAAATTGTTTTGCACATGGCTTTCGAAATAAAGAATTTCCCTGGCAAATTAATATTCAAATCTATTGCACCGAAGAATGTTGGGAAGTACAGATTCAGGATAATGGATGTGGAATCTCTCCGCAAGAACTGGAAAATTTAAAGTTAGAATTATTTAAGATGCGTAGTCGCGATGTAAGAATGCTTATGAAAGAGATGAAAATCGGCGGTTTGTCTATAAAAAATGTTTATATAAGATTGTATCTTACCTATGGAAATCATATGCTTTTTGATATACAAAGCAATCCTAACGGAACTTGCATTACAGTTGGAGGGAACTATGAAAATACGTGTAATGGTTGTGGAAGATGA
- a CDS encoding response regulator transcription factor, translating into MKIRVMVVEDEPPIQRSICQKIEETNKNFTVVAAFDNGKDALQYLKEHPVDVMFVDMNLPIVSGKELLDFCSNEKLSVLPVVLSGYTDFEYVKCAITNHAIDYLLKPLKVQELKLVLEKIEEKIQKQYLKEKVQNLTDAVRGLEMFPTKEIPSEVNSSYSILLVSLGMCLYENERNYQEIFKNMDLEKAFSLIVPPENFWLVDGKSINEKLIFIRKDSIPDINHLNQFFRKVKCSDIIVTVVYYKETVELPDIFSTYHLLQKYTREHMIFLKNSVLIYSSEEFRQDFSDLRNKIDYLILQCKNTNIDNIIESFAQLLHLLTMRPIIQKEALRNIKYFVSEIYKLYPGNREFFEVEEDIQFILENYYSEKELLKEFNFLLKDIFGIAMYDSGDKKIIALKIKNYLDEMFRTNITNQLLAARFGFVPSYIVSIFKTYYGLTPMDYLVKTRIDESKFLLTNSSLKIKEVANEVGYEDSLYFSKVFKKITGVSPKEYIRSEKIDS; encoded by the coding sequence ATGAAAATACGTGTAATGGTTGTGGAAGATGAGCCTCCAATTCAGAGGAGTATCTGTCAAAAGATAGAAGAAACCAATAAAAACTTTACTGTAGTAGCCGCCTTCGACAATGGGAAAGATGCACTACAATATCTGAAAGAACATCCTGTTGATGTCATGTTTGTAGATATGAATCTTCCCATTGTAAGCGGTAAAGAATTACTGGACTTTTGTTCTAATGAAAAGCTATCGGTATTGCCTGTAGTTTTAAGTGGATATACAGATTTTGAATATGTAAAATGCGCAATAACTAACCATGCTATTGATTATTTATTAAAGCCCTTAAAGGTCCAGGAATTAAAACTGGTATTAGAAAAAATAGAAGAAAAAATCCAAAAACAGTACCTTAAAGAAAAGGTTCAAAATCTGACAGATGCAGTAAGAGGACTTGAAATGTTTCCAACAAAGGAAATACCTTCAGAAGTGAATTCCTCATACAGTATTTTACTGGTCTCTCTTGGCATGTGTCTCTATGAAAATGAAAGAAATTATCAGGAAATCTTTAAAAACATGGATCTGGAAAAAGCATTTTCACTTATTGTTCCTCCTGAAAACTTCTGGCTTGTAGATGGAAAAAGCATTAATGAAAAATTAATCTTTATTCGCAAAGACAGTATTCCCGATATTAATCATTTGAATCAATTTTTTAGAAAAGTAAAATGTTCTGATATTATTGTTACGGTTGTATATTATAAAGAAACCGTAGAGCTTCCTGATATTTTTTCAACATATCATTTGTTACAAAAATACACCCGTGAACATATGATTTTTTTAAAAAATTCTGTTTTAATTTACAGTTCTGAAGAATTCAGACAAGATTTTTCTGATCTCAGAAATAAAATCGACTATCTGATACTTCAGTGTAAAAATACAAATATTGATAACATAATCGAATCTTTTGCTCAATTACTTCACTTACTTACTATGCGTCCAATCATCCAAAAAGAAGCCTTGCGCAACATCAAATATTTTGTATCTGAAATATATAAATTATATCCTGGAAACAGAGAATTTTTTGAAGTTGAAGAAGATATTCAGTTTATTCTGGAGAATTATTATAGTGAAAAAGAACTACTTAAGGAGTTCAATTTCTTGTTAAAAGATATTTTTGGAATCGCAATGTATGACTCCGGAGACAAGAAAATAATTGCTTTAAAAATAAAAAACTACTTGGACGAAATGTTTCGGACTAATATTACCAACCAATTACTGGCAGCTCGTTTCGGATTTGTCCCATCGTACATAGTTAGTATTTTTAAGACCTATTATGGTTTAACCCCAATGGATTATCTGGTAAAAACAAGAATTGATGAGTCCAAGTTCCTTCTGACAAATAGTTCGTTAAAAATTAAAGAGGTTGCCAATGAAGTGGGATACGAAGATTCTCTCTACTTTTCAAAGGTTTTCAAAAAAATCACAGGTGTAAGTCCTAAAGAATATATCCGTTCAGAAAAAATTGATTCATAA
- a CDS encoding DUF3786 domain-containing protein, translated as MDNYEKQVYTGRELFLKYDQDKLIKKYGLKHDEEYLYLKYIGTEYRINRRNGAVEYATGEEWTDCREYTVVMTIYDFLCCSEQEILPPFTGQWQPVGRFVTAGSSPSTDPFVEKYARAFSGKVEEVKQACICLCGKQRERLAGADLTFEMPVLPDFSVLLQFWDGDEEFPPKILLLWDKVSLSYLHFETTYYLQGDLLKAILQTIG; from the coding sequence ATGGATAATTATGAAAAACAGGTATACACAGGAAGAGAGTTGTTTTTAAAATATGATCAGGATAAGCTGATAAAAAAATATGGTTTGAAACACGATGAAGAATATCTGTATTTGAAATATATTGGAACAGAATATCGGATCAATCGCAGAAACGGTGCTGTTGAATATGCCACAGGTGAAGAATGGACGGATTGCAGAGAATATACAGTTGTTATGACAATCTATGATTTTCTCTGCTGTTCCGAGCAGGAGATACTGCCCCCTTTTACCGGGCAGTGGCAGCCTGTGGGCAGGTTTGTAACTGCCGGGAGCAGTCCGTCAACAGATCCCTTTGTGGAAAAGTATGCAAGAGCATTTTCCGGCAAAGTGGAAGAGGTAAAGCAGGCCTGTATCTGTCTGTGCGGAAAGCAGAGGGAGCGTCTGGCAGGGGCAGATCTGACATTTGAAATGCCTGTTCTTCCGGATTTCTCTGTGTTGCTTCAGTTCTGGGATGGGGATGAAGAATTCCCGCCAAAGATCTTATTGTTGTGGGATAAAGTATCGTTATCATACCTTCATTTTGAGACGACCTATTATCTTCAGGGGGATCTTCTGAAGGCTATACTGCAGACAATCGGCTGA
- the crcB gene encoding fluoride efflux transporter CrcB, protein MMNCLAVGLGGFAGAVLRYLIGLIPTGETMIFPVKTFCINVIGCIVIGAITVLAAKLSVPPRMILFLKVGVCGGFTTFSTFALESSDLIRDGHMGIALCYVLLSVLVGVLAIFAVEYLTVR, encoded by the coding sequence ATGATGAATTGTTTGGCAGTAGGGCTGGGTGGTTTTGCAGGAGCAGTATTGCGGTACCTGATCGGGCTGATTCCCACAGGAGAAACCATGATTTTTCCGGTAAAAACCTTTTGTATCAATGTGATTGGATGTATTGTGATCGGAGCAATCACAGTACTGGCGGCGAAATTGTCTGTTCCGCCAAGGATGATTTTGTTTCTGAAGGTGGGAGTCTGCGGTGGATTTACCACATTCTCAACCTTTGCACTGGAATCTTCGGATTTGATCCGGGATGGACATATGGGAATAGCTCTGTGTTATGTATTACTTAGTGTGCTGGTAGGCGTGCTGGCGATTTTTGCAGTGGAATATCTTACTGTAAGATAA
- a CDS encoding NUDIX hydrolase — protein MTITTLCYIENNGKYLMLHRVKKHNDINEGKWIGVGGHAEGQESPEECLLREVKEETGLTLTSYKLRGLVTFISDKCEPELMCVFTANEYIGELTECNEGELYWIDKAVVPTLPTWEGDRVFLDLLLSGDERFFSLKLQYEGEKLVDKQVNLY, from the coding sequence ATGACAATAACGACTTTATGCTATATAGAAAATAATGGCAAATATCTGATGCTTCACAGGGTAAAAAAGCATAATGATATAAATGAGGGAAAGTGGATTGGAGTTGGCGGACATGCAGAGGGTCAGGAATCCCCGGAGGAATGTCTTTTGCGTGAAGTGAAAGAAGAAACAGGATTAACACTGACATCATATAAACTTCGAGGCCTGGTTACATTTATAAGCGATAAATGTGAACCGGAGCTTATGTGTGTGTTTACGGCCAACGAATATATCGGTGAATTAACAGAATGCAATGAAGGAGAACTTTACTGGATAGATAAAGCTGTTGTGCCGACACTTCCCACATGGGAAGGTGACAGAGTCTTTCTGGATTTGCTTCTTTCAGGAGATGAGCGATTTTTTTCTTTAAAATTGCAGTATGAAGGGGAAAAACTCGTAGATAAGCAAGTAAATTTATATTAA
- a CDS encoding energy-coupled thiamine transporter ThiT yields the protein MFGFMVTADGGLTTAGYVITVIAGIILFFLAIYFAGKNSDKKKLTTRQLVFCAVAIALAFITSYLKIFKLPWGGSVTLCSMLFIVLIANWYGVGTGIMAGFAYGILQFIQEPYILSFFQVCCDYILAFAALGLAGLFAKQSHGLLKGYIIAVIARGAFHSLGGYLYWMSYMPDNFPKSLTAVYPILYNYSYLLAEGIITVIIISVPAVSKALTQVKRAALQ from the coding sequence ATGTTTGGTTTTATGGTAACTGCTGATGGTGGACTTACAACTGCCGGATATGTGATTACAGTTATTGCCGGAATCATTTTGTTTTTCTTGGCGATTTATTTTGCAGGGAAGAATTCAGACAAGAAAAAGCTTACCACAAGACAACTGGTATTCTGTGCCGTAGCTATTGCACTTGCTTTTATTACGTCTTATCTGAAAATCTTCAAACTGCCGTGGGGAGGAAGCGTCACTCTTTGCAGTATGCTTTTTATTGTTCTGATCGCAAACTGGTATGGGGTTGGAACAGGTATTATGGCTGGGTTTGCTTACGGAATCCTGCAGTTTATCCAGGAGCCTTATATACTTTCATTTTTTCAGGTGTGCTGTGATTACATACTTGCATTTGCGGCACTTGGACTGGCAGGACTATTTGCAAAACAGAGTCATGGACTTCTGAAAGGATACATAATAGCTGTAATTGCCAGAGGAGCTTTTCATTCTCTGGGCGGTTATCTTTATTGGATGAGCTATATGCCGGACAATTTCCCGAAATCTCTGACAGCCGTATATCCGATCTTATACAATTACAGCTATCTGCTGGCAGAGGGCATTATCACAGTAATCATCATTTCAGTACCTGCGGTGTCGAAGGCACTGACCCAGGTAAAGCGTGCCGCACTGCAGTAG
- a CDS encoding ABC transporter ATP-binding protein, whose protein sequence is MYVNVENVNFAYDKKPILHDINFGMNKGEITGLIGPNGAGKSTMLKLMIKKMKPNNGKIIIGDNDIFSIKRENNPVTFIPDIPVYYEELTVWEHLQFIKALYPENSVTVDSLIREFNLNQHLNKIPSALSKGTLQKLMIALALLRQYDVLLADEPFNGLDPAQTYKFKNTLKNLKKQDKTILISTHLLSLAEDFCDRYIFLYDGRIVEQGTKTEILQKQQMNKETSLEQIYMSLIGEGEHYAGVQKTVMCE, encoded by the coding sequence ATGTATGTAAATGTAGAAAATGTAAATTTTGCTTATGATAAGAAGCCAATATTACATGATATTAATTTTGGAATGAATAAGGGAGAGATAACAGGCTTAATTGGTCCTAATGGCGCAGGAAAATCAACAATGCTAAAACTCATGATAAAAAAAATGAAACCTAATAATGGTAAAATTATTATTGGTGATAATGATATATTTTCTATTAAAAGAGAGAATAATCCTGTGACGTTCATTCCAGATATTCCAGTGTACTATGAAGAATTGACTGTTTGGGAGCATCTTCAGTTTATTAAAGCACTGTACCCTGAGAACTCAGTGACAGTTGATTCATTAATTCGAGAATTTAATCTTAATCAGCACCTTAACAAAATTCCATCAGCGCTTTCAAAAGGAACGTTGCAGAAACTTATGATTGCACTTGCATTGTTGCGGCAATACGATGTGCTGCTGGCAGATGAACCGTTTAATGGGTTGGATCCAGCACAAACATATAAATTCAAAAATACTTTAAAAAATTTGAAGAAACAAGATAAAACGATACTCATATCTACACATTTACTAAGTTTGGCTGAAGATTTTTGTGACAGATATATTTTTTTATATGATGGAAGAATAGTCGAACAAGGAACAAAGACAGAAATATTACAAAAGCAGCAGATGAATAAGGAAACTTCGTTGGAACAAATATATATGTCCTTAATTGGTGAGGGAGAGCATTATGCAGGAGTACAGAAAACTGTTATGTGTGAATAA
- a CDS encoding MerR family transcriptional regulator, producing MKIKDVEKRTGITSYNIRFYEKENLLIPKRNPVNGYREYTEEDILLLNRIKMLRMLDIPVSDIRKILYEKEALTSVLNTHLLKIKEEENRLRQNYFLCEELIKMDMSVTDLSEEMLDKMISGKEEYIYQLERIKRQDRIQKIFDISKLIVCIVGGVIAVIMCVQLYLELCNTYMSAPFKVITFVLGLILVVSILRIIVCNETK from the coding sequence ATGAAGATAAAAGATGTTGAAAAACGAACTGGAATTACAAGTTATAATATCAGATTTTATGAGAAAGAAAATTTATTAATTCCGAAAAGAAATCCTGTAAATGGATATCGTGAATATACAGAGGAAGATATTCTTTTGTTAAATCGTATAAAAATGTTAAGGATGTTAGATATTCCGGTTTCAGATATTAGAAAAATTTTATATGAAAAGGAAGCATTAACCAGTGTTTTAAATACACATTTGCTTAAAATTAAAGAAGAAGAAAATAGACTTAGGCAGAATTATTTTTTATGCGAAGAGTTGATAAAAATGGATATGAGTGTGACTGATTTATCAGAAGAGATGTTAGATAAAATGATATCAGGAAAAGAGGAATATATTTACCAATTGGAGAGAATAAAACGGCAGGACAGGATACAAAAAATTTTCGATATTTCTAAATTAATTGTTTGTATTGTAGGGGGAGTAATTGCTGTCATTATGTGCGTGCAATTATATTTGGAATTATGTAATACATATATGAGTGCTCCGTTTAAAGTAATAACTTTTGTTTTGGGTTTGATTTTGGTTGTTTCAATATTACGGATTATAGTGTGTAATGAAACAAAATAA
- a CDS encoding helix-turn-helix domain-containing protein → MDTKKIGAFLKQCRKEKNLTQEQLAEKFEVSARTVSRWETGINMPDLSILVQLAEYYDVEMRELLDGERSQTMNKEMKETLDKVAVYEGWVKQKALKAGNLAFASMFVISVLAIIIQMLLTVDIRLVLGETATALVGGILYASIMVYNGIWDKCLPKSATIWRDFLTSVICAGIFTVIYGICLFRMGATETQVTRLALGFLIGIIIVAFIILRLLAFINRKRNQNSSNVQEKKETSLSKAEWTKIYNAQNIVETEQLVEMLKQNGIVAFSQEAGANVAMHGAPGFGIYGVDIFVKTDDAEKAVQLIKEINNQE, encoded by the coding sequence ATGGACACAAAAAAGATTGGAGCTTTTTTAAAGCAATGTCGTAAAGAAAAGAATCTTACGCAAGAGCAGCTTGCCGAGAAGTTTGAGGTATCTGCAAGAACAGTTTCCAGATGGGAAACAGGAATAAATATGCCAGATCTCAGTATACTTGTTCAACTTGCTGAATATTACGATGTTGAGATGAGAGAGCTCCTGGATGGAGAAAGGAGCCAGACTATGAATAAAGAGATGAAAGAAACACTGGACAAAGTTGCGGTGTATGAAGGATGGGTGAAACAAAAAGCATTAAAGGCTGGAAATCTTGCATTTGCATCAATGTTTGTGATTAGTGTGTTAGCGATTATTATTCAGATGTTATTAACTGTGGATATTCGCTTGGTTTTAGGAGAGACAGCAACTGCTTTGGTAGGAGGAATCCTGTACGCCTCTATTATGGTGTATAATGGAATATGGGATAAATGTTTGCCAAAAAGTGCTACTATATGGCGAGATTTTCTCACCAGTGTGATATGTGCAGGAATTTTTACAGTCATCTATGGCATATGTTTATTTAGAATGGGAGCTACAGAAACACAGGTAACACGATTAGCATTGGGATTTCTGATTGGTATTATTATTGTGGCATTTATTATTCTTAGGCTCTTGGCATTTATTAATCGAAAAAGAAACCAGAATTCGTCAAATGTTCAGGAGAAAAAGGAAACTTCTCTATCTAAGGCAGAATGGACAAAAATTTATAATGCACAGAATATAGTAGAGACAGAACAACTTGTAGAAATGTTAAAGCAAAATGGAATAGTAGCTTTTTCTCAGGAAGCAGGTGCGAATGTTGCAATGCATGGGGCACCAGGATTTGGAATATATGGTGTGGATATATTTGTGAAAACCGATGATGCAGAGAAGGCAGTACAGTTGATCAAGGAGATTAATAACCAAGAATGA
- a CDS encoding DUF3784 domain-containing protein — MFYIIFDFAMAVIMLLFGIWFYRSKGQASKFLSGYNMKSAEERKKYDENAMCKAYGKRMMFMSIPFIAGMIIDIWHIGIGCLIAWVIWFVMFILLLMDRHKREG; from the coding sequence ATGTTCTATATTATTTTTGACTTTGCAATGGCAGTGATTATGCTTTTATTTGGAATATGGTTTTATAGGTCAAAAGGACAAGCATCCAAATTCTTGTCTGGTTATAATATGAAATCAGCAGAAGAACGAAAAAAATATGATGAAAATGCTATGTGTAAGGCATATGGGAAGAGAATGATGTTTATGTCAATTCCTTTTATTGCTGGAATGATTATAGATATTTGGCATATAGGAATCGGTTGTTTAATTGCATGGGTGATATGGTTTGTTATGTTTATTCTGCTGCTTATGGATAGACATAAAAGAGAAGGTTAA
- a CDS encoding DUF6019 family protein — protein sequence MWNELGISGGTAIVILIALYFVIKWAVKNGIKEAYSAITGKKTDEDIQNEKELKELGLDSEDQ from the coding sequence ATGTGGAATGAATTAGGTATAAGCGGTGGAACCGCAATTGTTATTTTGATTGCACTGTATTTCGTTATCAAATGGGCAGTGAAGAATGGAATCAAAGAAGCCTACAGTGCTATCACTGGAAAGAAAACTGATGAAGATATCCAAAACGAAAAAGAGTTGAAAGAACTTGGATTGGATTCAGAAGATCAATAA
- a CDS encoding SdpI family protein yields MFIFLSACSLLVPLSMIILGYTWKDKPPKDWQGSSGYRTTMSRMNDETWRYAHRCWGWINFVLGIILVILSIFILILTKDDTNFEMISVYLVFLQLGIMVLTIIPTEFLLHKHFTKQGMKK; encoded by the coding sequence ATGTTTATATTTTTATCTGCGTGTTCACTTTTAGTACCGTTATCTATGATTATATTGGGATATACGTGGAAAGATAAGCCTCCTAAAGATTGGCAGGGGAGTTCGGGATATCGAACTACTATGTCAAGGATGAATGATGAAACATGGAGATATGCACACAGGTGTTGGGGCTGGATAAACTTTGTTTTAGGAATCATCCTGGTGATACTATCGATTTTTATTTTGATTTTAACGAAAGATGATACAAACTTTGAAATGATTTCTGTTTATTTGGTGTTTTTACAATTAGGAATTATGGTGCTTACAATTATTCCGACAGAATTTTTGTTGCATAAACATTTTACAAAGCAAGGAATGAAAAAATAG